The following coding sequences lie in one Arachis ipaensis cultivar K30076 chromosome B05, Araip1.1, whole genome shotgun sequence genomic window:
- the LOC107641444 gene encoding pentatricopeptide repeat-containing protein At4g21065-like produces the protein MQHQSTGIDFIVFLILISGCIQVGDLLLASSVQAFVLKCGCDKEEFIENLLIIMYAKCSDLASARRIFDLIIKKSIFSWTSMIAGYAHSDHPLEALHLFRRLVRTDFRPDGPTVATVISACADIRSISIAQKMEDYISLNGLEFDLQVQTSLIHLYSKCGSIKKAQEVFEKVADKDLTVWSSMINSYAIHGMGKEAIDLFRKMTTTEGIIPYAIVYTSVLLACSHAGLVEDGLKYFISMQKDFGITPKIEHCTCLVDLLGRVGRLDLALDTIQGMPLEAQVQAWAPLLSACRIHGNVELGEIAAVKLLELSPGSSGNYVLMANLHTSFGKWKEAHAMRKLIDGKGLVKECGWSQVEIIGRFHTFAAGNPSRVQLANIYKMLEDLNFTLQEGSYAGQAVTMNNDP, from the coding sequence ATGCAGCATCAAAGTACTGGCATAGATTTTATTGTATTTCTAATTCTTATATCTGGTTGTATACAAGTAGGAGATCTCTTATTAGCTTCATCCGTTCAAgcttttgtacttaaatgtgGATGCGATAAAGAGGAGTTCATTGAAAATTTGCTAATAATTATGTATGCAAAATGCAGTGACCTTGCATCTGCTAGAAGGATATTTGATTTGATTATCAAAAAGAGTATTTTCTCATGGACATCAATGATTGCAGGATATGCCCATTCGGATCACCCATTGGAGGCATTGCATTTGTTTAGAAGGCTTGTACGGACAGATTTTAGACCCGATGGACCAACCGTTGCTACTGTTATATCAGCTTGTGCTGATATAAGATCAATTAGCATAGCACAAAAGATGGAAGATTATATTTCTCTAAATGGATTGGAATTCGATCTACAAGTCCAAACATCTCTCATACACTTGTACTCCAAGTGTGGAAGCATCAAGAAAGCCCAAGAAGTATTTGAAAAAGTGGCAGATAAAGATTTAACTGTTTGGTCTTCCATGATAAATAGCTATGCTATTCATGGGATGGGGAAAGAAGCGATTGACCTATTTCGTAAAATgacaactacagaagggataatTCCATATGCTATTGTTTACACCAGTGTTTTGCTGGCTTGTAGCCATGCAGGGTTAGTAGAAGATGGATTGAAGTACTTCATAAGTATGCAAAAAGATTTTGGAATAACTCCTAAGATAGAACATTGCACTTGCTTGGTAGATCTTCTTGGTCGAGTTGGCCGGCTTGACTTAGCATTAGATACGATTCAGGGGATGCCCTTGGAAGCACAAGTGCAAGCTTGGGCTCCCTTGCTCAGTGCTTGTAGGATCCATGGTAATGTTGAGCTTGGGGAGATTGCTGCTGTCAAGTTACTAGAGCTTAGTCCTGGAAGCTCTGGAAATTATGTATTGATGGCTAATTTGCACACCTCATTCGGGAAGTGGAAGGAGGCGCATGCAATGAGAAAATTGATAGATGGTAAAGGACTGGTTAAAGAATGTGGGTGGAGCCAGGTTGAGATCATTGGTAGATTTCATACATTTGCAGCAGGAAATCCGTCACGTGTTCAGTTGGCCAATATCTATAAGATGCTAGAAGATCTAAATTTTACTCTTCAAGAAGGTAGCTATGCAGGACAAGCTGTAACAATGAATAATGACCCGTAA
- the LOC107642185 gene encoding uncharacterized protein LOC107642185, translating to MHTARRGQQMNHLPGLFIVPDSNNITLSPQLHLPSTFITSFLLKLEAPESLLFPIELTWFNRCLAIPCILFSTPEIEPGDEFYSIESITDDIKEEIGFTPGINCNMDSEHNSWLYQVDICINASGSDLI from the exons ATGCATACCGCCCGTAGAGGACAACAGATGAACCATCTCCCAGGATTGTTCATAGTGCCAGATTCCAACAACATCACATTGAGTCCACAATTACATTTGCCATCAACTTTCATCACATCCTTCCTTCTGAAATTGGAAGCTCCAGAATCACTACTATTCCCCATCGAACTAACATGGTTCAATCGTTGCCTTGCCATACCTTGTATTCTCTTTTCTACTCCAG AGATTGAACCAGGTGATGAATTTTACAGCATAGAGAGCATTACAGATGACATAAAAGAGGAAATAGGTTTTACTCCAGGGATTAACTGCAACATGGATTCTGAACATAATAGCTGGCTCTACCAAGTTGACATATGCATCAATGCTTCTGGTTCAGATCTCATTTAG
- the LOC107644658 gene encoding proteasome activator subunit 4-like, whose translation MRISDKDNHTCGLGFSYLVSQIGSMSFDSTGLHWRYNLMANRVLLLLALASRNHPNSSTRILSETTGHFLKNLKSQLPQTRILAISALNTP comes from the exons ATGAG GATATCAGACAAAGACAACCATACTTGTGGACTGGGATTTTCATATTTGGTTTCTCAGATTGGCTCTATGAGTTTTGATTCCACAGGCTTGCATTGGCG GTATAATTTAATGGCTAACAGAGTTTTGCTCTTGCTAGCTTTGGCTTCTCGGAACCACCCAAATTCATCAACTAGAATCCTGAGTGAAACAACTG GCCACTTTTTGAAGAATTTGAAAAGTCAACTTCCTCAGACAAGGATACTTGCAATTTCGGCTTTGAATACACCTTAA
- the LOC107641442 gene encoding F-box/kelch-repeat protein At3g23880-like, whose translation MATHSDQIPKDLVLEILAKLPVKSLKRFSCVHKSWLNLLENSNFKSMYYENLKYKTTHSSSLLLWRYFHDERSDGDVYEYDVHLLSGERYENIVTLVLPSLFEDNGFYKVLDCVNGIICHYEEEGLDVKIGLWNPKTDQRKIIPPGITDDEPGFDRQISIHGFGYDNVNDDYKVIQCVYYIHGHTFVEEPVLTIWQIYSLKSNCWKKLNLEMTEKGGFGEGYVTYLNGVCHWRGGDKNGKEVLVSFNLSTETFQTTSIVWLQKNDDIPIRSLVVLNKSVTLISSFAKNNCIEISILGEIGVKESWVKLFTLEPFSSEFSPMRMGHKCDLIFIENHNSELASFDVISGKVIHNISIKIDLFGTWIYKKNLLSFTTGIN comes from the coding sequence ATGGCAACTCATAGCGATCAGATTCCTAAGGATCTTGTATTGGAAATTCTAGCAAAATTACCTGTTAAGTCTTTGAAGCGATTTAGTTGCGTGCATAAATCTTGGCTAAATTTACTTGAGAATTCTAATTTTAAGAGCATGTACTACgagaatttaaaatataaaactactcACTCATCGTCTCTCCTTCTATGGAGATATTTTCATGACGAAAGAAGCGATGGAGACGTCTATGAATATGATGTGCATTTGCTTTCTGGAGAAAGGTACGAAAACATAGTTACGTTAGTTTTGCCAAGTTTGTTTGAAGACAATGGTTTTTATAAAGTTTTAGACTGTGTTAATGGTATCATATGTCACTATGAAGAAGAAGGTCTTGATGTAAAAATAGGACTTTGGAACCCCAAGACCGACCAGCGTAAAATTATTCCTCCGGGTATTACTGATGATGAGCCCGGCTTTGATCGGCAAATAAGTATTCATGGATTTGGTTATGATAATGTGAATGATGATTATAAAGTGATTCAATGTGTATATTATATTCATGGTCATACTTTTGTAGAAGAGCCTGTTCTAACAATTTGGCAAATTTATAGTCTAAAAAGTAATTGTTGGAAGAAACTTAATCTTGAAATGACTGAAAAAGGAGGTTTTGGTGAAGGTTATGTAACGTACTTAAATGGAGTATGCCACTGGCGGGGTGGAGATAAGAATGGAAAAGAGGTACTTGTGTCATTTAATCTCAGCACTGAAACGTTTCAAACCACATCAATTGTTTGGCTGCAAAAAAATGATGATATCCCTATCAGAAGTTTGGTAGTGCTCAACAAATCTGTTACTCTGATTTCCTCTTTTGCTAAGAATAATTGCATTGAAATATCTATTTTGGGTGAAATTGGTGTGAAAGAATCTTGGGTGAAACTTTTCACACTTGAACCCTTTTCATCAGAATTTAGTCCAATGAGAATGGGCCACAAATGTGATCTAATATTTATCGAAAACCACAACAGTGAATTGGCTTCCTTTGATGTTATTAGTGGCAAAGTAATTCACAATATTAGTATTAAAATAGATCTATTTGGTACATGGATTTATAAAAAAAACCTCCTCTCTTTCACTACAGGAATTAATTAA
- the LOC110272162 gene encoding ribonuclease S-4-like translates to MKSVFIVFYIILVTFLFRPTYSTYQYFKLSLQWPPSYQQQYGVLTTQKNFTIHGLWPQNFSRPWPQFCSRSTSASFNIKTITSLRGQLAIDWPNLNGQKWNNNFWEDEWKKHGTCSLNNFKQLQYFSLAIGIKNKLDILRMLENAGIRPNATVTYNYIDIVDAIKAKIGPYEPQLYCVMPHNNVVLLLEVRVCLDVNGATYISCGNGYNSCQGNLINIPLPTTLKMIYW, encoded by the exons ATGAAATCAGTTTTCATTGTTTTTTATATCATACTAGTTACATTTTTATTTCGTCCTACTTATAGTACTTATCAATACTTCAAATTATCCCTACAATGGCCACCATCCTATCAGCAGCAATATGGAGTACTGACAACTCAAAAAAATTTCACAATACATGGATTATGGCCGCAAAATTTCTCTCGCCCTTGGCCACAATTCTGTTCTAGAAGCACTTCAGCTTCATTTAACATAAAGACA ATAACTAGTTTGAGAGGCCAATTAGCAATTGATTGGCCAAATCTAAATGGCCAAAAATGGAATAACAACTTTTGGGAAGATGAATGGAAGAAGCATGGAACCTGCAGTCTTAATAACTTTAAGCAACTTCAATATTTTAGTTTAGCCATtggtattaaaaataaattggaCATCCTGCGCATGCTCGAAAATGCAGGAATAAGGCCTAATGCAACCGTAACTTATAATTATATTGATATTGTTGATGCAATTAAAGCTAAAATTGGTCCGTATGAGCCTCAACTATACTGCGTAATGCCTCACAATAATGTTGTGTTATTGCTTGAGGTTCGGGTGTGTCTGGATGTCAACGGAGCTACATATATCTCATGTGGTAATGGTTACAACTCATGCCAAGGAAATCTCATTAACATACCCCTACCAACTACTTTAAAAATGATATATtggtaa